In the Microaerobacter geothermalis genome, one interval contains:
- a CDS encoding carbohydrate ABC transporter permease, translating to MEQRYTKRVLILEIVTILLGLIFLIPFYFIIINSLKSFSEILLNTAAWPKEFQWNNYVEAWRRLQYPKVFLNSLLITVFSNLAIVVFCSMAAYRLVRSPNKISKIIFILFISAMVIPFQSIMIPLVRVTSQLGLLNSIPGIVIMYLGFGAGFSIFLYHGFIKSVPREIEEAAIVDGCSSFGVFWRIVFPLLKPITVTIIILNSLWIWNDFLLPLLVLQDQNLRTIPLATFFFFGQYTKQWDLALAALILGIIPLLIFFFFLQRHIIKGIIEGSIK from the coding sequence ATGGAACAAAGATATACGAAGCGAGTTCTTATTCTTGAGATTGTAACTATCCTATTAGGATTAATCTTTTTGATTCCATTTTATTTTATCATTATTAATTCTTTAAAAAGTTTTTCAGAGATCCTCTTAAATACTGCCGCATGGCCTAAAGAATTCCAATGGAATAACTATGTAGAAGCCTGGAGACGCCTTCAATACCCAAAGGTATTTTTAAACTCTCTATTAATTACCGTGTTTAGCAATCTTGCAATTGTCGTTTTTTGTTCCATGGCTGCGTATCGTCTAGTAAGATCACCAAATAAGATAAGCAAAATTATCTTTATCTTATTTATTTCGGCAATGGTTATCCCTTTTCAGTCAATTATGATTCCATTGGTTCGGGTTACCAGTCAGTTGGGGTTGTTAAATAGTATCCCGGGAATTGTAATCATGTATCTTGGATTTGGAGCTGGGTTTTCTATTTTTCTCTATCACGGTTTTATTAAATCTGTACCGCGGGAAATAGAAGAGGCGGCAATTGTAGATGGATGTTCTTCCTTCGGTGTATTCTGGCGAATCGTTTTCCCTTTATTAAAACCGATCACTGTGACGATTATCATATTAAACAGTTTATGGATTTGGAATGATTTTCTATTACCCTTATTAGTTCTCCAAGATCAGAACTTAAGAACAATTCCATTAGCCACTTTTTTCTTTTTTGGCCAATATACGAAGCAATGGGACTTGGCTTTAGCAGCCTTAATATTAGGGATTATACCCCTTCTTATCTTCTTCTTCTTTCTGCAACGGCATATTATTAAGGGGATCATAGAAGGGTCAATTAAATAA
- a CDS encoding carbohydrate ABC transporter permease — MFSKRKFTQALIYTSFVGPVFFVFSMIVLIPFVLGMYYSLTSWNGVSGTIEWNGLNNFIQIFKNDLQVRDSFLFTIKFTLASVFFTNSLGFLLALLLTQKLKAKNILRTVFFIPNLIAGLLLGFIWQFIFVKGFAAIGELTGFSLFQLPWLGDATTAFWGIVIVSVWQGAGYVMVIYIAAILNIPDEVIEAARIDGANGWDLLKYIILPLIRPAITICLFLTISWAFKIFDLNFSLTGGGPFKSTESLAINIYTEAFVNNRYGLGAAKAFLFFVVVATITTLQVLYTKKKEVEA; from the coding sequence ATGTTTAGCAAAAGAAAATTTACTCAGGCTCTAATCTATACTTCTTTTGTCGGTCCGGTTTTTTTTGTATTCAGCATGATTGTTTTAATTCCGTTTGTTTTAGGGATGTACTATTCGTTGACGAGCTGGAATGGGGTTTCAGGTACAATTGAATGGAACGGATTAAATAATTTTATTCAAATCTTTAAAAATGATTTGCAAGTGAGAGATTCGTTTTTATTTACAATCAAATTTACATTGGCCTCTGTATTTTTTACGAACTCGCTTGGATTTCTTTTAGCCTTACTGTTAACACAAAAGCTTAAAGCAAAAAATATATTGCGAACGGTTTTTTTTATACCCAATCTAATTGCCGGCCTCCTATTAGGATTTATATGGCAATTTATTTTTGTTAAAGGATTTGCGGCAATAGGAGAATTGACCGGTTTTTCATTGTTTCAATTACCTTGGTTGGGTGATGCAACGACTGCCTTCTGGGGAATTGTTATTGTAAGTGTATGGCAGGGTGCCGGATATGTGATGGTTATTTATATTGCGGCAATATTAAATATTCCTGATGAAGTGATAGAAGCAGCACGTATTGATGGAGCAAATGGTTGGGATTTATTAAAATATATAATCTTGCCTTTAATCAGGCCAGCGATTACCATTTGTTTATTTTTAACAATTTCTTGGGCATTTAAAATATTTGATCTTAATTTCTCATTAACAGGCGGAGGACCATTTAAATCTACAGAATCCTTGGCAATCAATATCTATACGGAAGCATTTGTGAACAATCGATATGGATTAGGGGCTGCTAAAGCATTCTTATTCTTTGTTGTTGTTGCTACAATCACAACTTTACAAGTTCTCTATACAAAAAAGAAGGAGGTTGAAGCTTAA
- a CDS encoding CBM35 domain-containing protein codes for MSIWKAKKIAGRVGNVLLALSLLALVGTETVLARDSTPIRNGSGPMYWIGYEYPFTTDSPLTESRWQANIDWIADNFKSYGYDMVSTDGWIEDSTKTNQNGYILSYNDSWTNDWQYWVNYVEQKGLKMGVYYNPLWVTQAAVNDPAKVVIGTSTPISSIVTSGDFFNGNPDPEKQLYWVDVTKTGAKEYIQGYVNYFKNMGVKFLRIDFLSWYESGTAAGAPSGAIAHGSSNYETALSWIEEAAGTDMTISLVMPNLYNHANVEKKYGDMIRIADDVATGGWEQLSQGSFGDLRQTWQDHWSQWANPFQGFTGFSDISGRGSMILDGDFLRMNTFTGPYADYERKSAVSLYTMAGSPIAIADQYDTIGNNSKYYQNKELIALNQDGFVGKPIYYNGNAYEPTTSGSPDTGSRDTERWIGQTSDGNWVAALFNRSDNTKVQSIDFASILGLTNGASVRDLWSSTDLGFKTNQTVTLNPHDVSVVKIIPNNPDPTINRYEAEVATFRDGANFNNNHLGYSGEGFIDKLESGSEGSNVVFAVKATSTGNYNLNLRYANAMGYTSTATYTVNDEVNNILGTGKISLPNLNNWDTWGNANLTIPLSQGINLITISRNSDDLGAFNLDYIELDNRTPQPVNRVVNPGFETGDITGWIEWHPTGQVASYGVDSYDVHSGNYKLYFWNTSPYEQSVHQIFNDLPNGSYNVSAWVKLQAYSGVDPTYSRMELSNYGGSQINVNFSPSANWQQINTTVNITNGQLDLGFYLNADGNTSLQIDDVIISKQ; via the coding sequence ATGTCCATCTGGAAAGCAAAGAAAATCGCGGGTCGAGTAGGGAATGTTTTGTTAGCTTTATCGTTGCTGGCATTAGTAGGAACTGAAACCGTTTTAGCAAGAGATAGTACACCTATACGAAACGGATCCGGTCCAATGTATTGGATTGGCTATGAGTATCCGTTTACTACAGATAGTCCATTAACAGAATCACGTTGGCAAGCAAACATCGATTGGATAGCTGATAACTTCAAATCTTATGGGTACGATATGGTTAGCACGGACGGTTGGATTGAAGATTCTACGAAAACCAATCAAAATGGATATATTCTTAGTTACAATGATTCTTGGACAAATGATTGGCAATATTGGGTAAACTATGTCGAACAAAAAGGTTTGAAAATGGGAGTGTATTATAATCCGCTATGGGTAACTCAAGCCGCTGTGAATGATCCGGCCAAAGTTGTCATAGGAACCAGCACCCCTATTAGTAGTATAGTTACTTCCGGAGACTTCTTTAACGGGAATCCAGATCCGGAAAAGCAGCTTTATTGGGTAGATGTGACAAAGACTGGAGCTAAAGAATATATACAAGGATATGTGAATTATTTTAAAAATATGGGAGTAAAATTTTTACGTATCGATTTCTTGTCTTGGTATGAGTCAGGAACAGCAGCAGGCGCTCCTTCCGGAGCAATCGCTCATGGCTCATCGAACTATGAAACAGCATTAAGTTGGATAGAAGAAGCTGCCGGGACTGACATGACGATTAGTCTTGTAATGCCAAATCTCTATAATCATGCAAATGTAGAGAAAAAATATGGCGATATGATTCGGATTGCTGATGATGTTGCTACAGGTGGATGGGAGCAGCTTAGTCAAGGTAGTTTTGGGGACTTGAGACAAACTTGGCAGGATCATTGGTCTCAATGGGCTAATCCATTCCAAGGGTTTACCGGATTTTCAGACATATCTGGCAGAGGGTCTATGATCCTAGACGGAGATTTTTTGCGAATGAATACATTTACAGGTCCTTATGCAGATTATGAAAGAAAATCTGCTGTATCTTTATATACGATGGCGGGTTCTCCTATTGCTATTGCGGATCAATATGACACCATAGGGAATAACTCGAAATATTATCAAAACAAGGAATTAATTGCATTAAATCAAGATGGATTTGTAGGAAAGCCAATTTACTATAACGGAAATGCATATGAGCCTACAACATCAGGTTCACCTGATACAGGGAGCCGCGATACCGAAAGATGGATAGGGCAGACCTCTGATGGAAATTGGGTAGCCGCATTATTTAACCGATCGGATAACACAAAAGTTCAGTCGATAGATTTTGCTTCCATACTGGGACTTACTAATGGTGCGTCTGTAAGAGACTTATGGTCAAGTACAGATCTTGGATTTAAAACCAACCAAACCGTAACACTTAACCCTCATGATGTGAGTGTTGTAAAAATTATACCGAACAATCCTGACCCAACGATAAACCGATATGAAGCAGAAGTAGCAACTTTCCGAGATGGAGCTAACTTCAACAATAATCATCTAGGGTATTCAGGGGAAGGATTTATTGACAAACTGGAATCAGGGTCCGAGGGTTCAAATGTTGTATTTGCAGTAAAGGCGACTAGTACAGGAAACTATAATTTAAATCTTAGATACGCAAATGCAATGGGTTATACCAGCACTGCTACTTATACTGTTAATGATGAAGTAAACAATATACTTGGAACCGGAAAAATTTCATTGCCAAATCTAAACAATTGGGACACATGGGGAAATGCAAATCTAACCATTCCGCTCTCACAGGGAATAAATCTAATTACCATATCTCGTAATTCAGATGATTTAGGTGCATTTAATTTAGATTATATTGAATTGGATAACCGTACCCCTCAACCGGTCAATCGTGTTGTAAATCCTGGATTTGAAACTGGGGATATTACTGGTTGGATTGAATGGCACCCGACAGGTCAAGTTGCTTCATATGGGGTTGACTCTTACGATGTTCACAGTGGAAACTATAAATTGTATTTCTGGAATACTTCGCCTTATGAACAAAGCGTTCACCAAATATTTAATGACCTTCCAAATGGTAGTTACAATGTAAGTGCATGGGTAAAATTGCAAGCATACTCTGGCGTGGACCCTACTTATTCAAGAATGGAATTAAGCAACTATGGTGGAAGTCAGATTAATGTTAACTTCTCACCAAGTGCAAATTGGCAACAAATTAACACGACGGTAAATATTACAAACGGACAGCTTGATTTAGGCTTCTACCTTAATGCAGACGGGAATACTTCTCTGCAAATTGATGATGTTATCATTTCAAAACAATAA